The Primulina tabacum isolate GXHZ01 chromosome 1, ASM2559414v2, whole genome shotgun sequence genome contains the following window.
TGGGAGAGAAGATTCACATTTATATCAAGGAGAAAGGAATTGAATTGGGAGTGATTCTTGGGACTGCATTGGTGAACATGTATGCGAAAAATGGAGCTCTGTTGAAAGCAAAACAATGCTTTgatcgtttgaaagaaaaaaatattgctACTTGGAATGCAATAATTTGTGGGCTGGCAGTCCACGGTCATGCAGAAGAAGCCATCAGGATGTTCAGAATGCTGGAGCAAGAAAGAGTAGGGCCAAATGATATCACATTTGTCGGTGTTTTATCTGCTTGCTGCCATGCTGGGTTGTTGTCCTTTGGTCGCGAAATTTTCAATTCCATGAAGGTTTATGGTGTTGAACCCAAAATAGAGCATTATGGATGTATTGTGGACCTTCTTGGGCGAGGAGGGCAGGTTTTGGAGGCCGAAGAATTAATAAAAGGAATGGTTTGGCAAGCTGACGTGGTGATTTGGGGAGCACTGTTGAGTGCCTGTAAGGATTGTGGAAATATTGAGGTTGCTGAACGAGCAGTGGAGAAAATTCTTGAACTGGATCCACAAAATCATGGGGTTTTTGTTATTTTGTCTAATATGTATGCTGAGAGTGGACGATGGGACGATGTAACGAAGCGAAGAAAGATGATGAGGGAAGGAAGTTTGAAGAAAACAGCAGGATGGAGCCTTGTGGGTGCTACCTGATCGCTTGGATTTGATGTACGGGGATTCAAAGACTTGGTTAGAAACGGTAACACCACACCATAAACTTTAATTGGCGAATGTGCCTCTGTCTTGAAAGAGATCATTTTTTTTCTGGAGAAAGACGTGTGAATTGAAAAACTTTGATTTGAACTTGGCAAAGGCTGATGGAATACCAGCCCCTAGATCTTGACATTGAACTAAACAGAGATCGGTTTCAAGTTGGGAAGTGGGGTTACTTGGGATTTGACTTGTAGAATTGGTTTTCTCAGCTTCAGCTCATTCTTGCCCATTGTTCTGATCCAGATTTTTATGGCCGAAGAATTTTGCAGGTTTCAGCCGAGCTATGCTTATCATTTATCAAGAAAAGACCATGGACTCCATATGATACaaaatgaaatttgaattattcttgaaaattttcattGTTCTCTATCTTATCACTTCATTTTATTTAGTGATAAAAATGGTTATTCTTGCACAACGACGTTGCAAGAAAACATGAGGTTCAATAGTCGAAGAATTATTTGATTTTGGTCAGCTACTTGGTCATGATCTTCGCTTTAAAATAGGTCGATGCATATTGGTTTATTTTCCATCGGTTAAAGTCAAATTACATTATTGATTCCGGAATTTGACCCGACCCTGTTTTTTTGAAGTACTAAAAAGGTCTCGTGTATATGGAAGCTACAGTTTGACCATCGTGGCGTACAGACTGATACattattatttatcttcaaCATGAATGAATCTGGGTTCCTCTCTCATCAGATGAAGCTAACAGCAATGTTCGTCACATCCATCTTCCTGGCCGTTGCTTCTGCAGGTAAATCAAACGAACTTCATCATCTTGTCTAAAATATTCTCACCCTCCAACTAACACACATCAGATTCGAACTTTTTCTTGTATATTTCAGATATTTTGCAGAATCCGGATTTCGAGCTGCCACCTTCCAACTGGAAGGAAAACCCCGCTTCCCCATTATTTCCATTAGACGCAAACAGTACCATCCCTGGATGGACATTCGAAGGTGCAGTTGAATACGCTACTGTTGGAGAAGATCTATCTCTTCCCCGGAAGGGCCATGCTATATTGTTGGGTCAGGATGGCAAAATCAACCAAACTTTTACTGCAAAAGGTGATACAGTACAGTTCCTGATGACATTCACGCTGGCTATTGTTGGCCAGAACTGCAACTCAAATGCCAGCCTCGTGGTTTCAGCTCCTGACAGTTCCGCACAATTTTCTTTTTCTGGGAAatacgggaaaaaattatgggAAATTTATTGTCACCAGATAGGGAGCTGGGGAGATGGAGATTCCATAAATTTAGTGCTCCAAAGTCAAGCTATTGATGCAGATATCAATTCTACATGTTGGCCGGTAGTTGATAATCTCTTACTCAGCACCATTGGAACACTAAATCAAGATAAAGGTACTCCTTTTCTTATCTTTAGatctcgttcgttttctttgGTCTTGGATCCGTTACTTAGAGGACCGCAAAAGCCGTTGGCTGGTTCAGCCTGAACCTAGGCCAGCGTTGTCAACTTGGATGAAAGCTGTCTGTTATTTTTTACTTTGTCAAAATGCGTCGTGGGAAGATTTGATGTCGGGGCTCGAAAAATGTTGTGGTTTTGTTGGTCAGAAGAATGGGTTTGACTTGCTTCTAGTTAAAGTAATTTCAAAAGGCCACTGTTAATGTTCAATCCACATATCTTTCGTggaaattgaaaaaatatattacaCCAAGATCAAATCATTCGAGTGTGGATTATAAAGAGCGGTTTCACAAAATTTAGTTTTTTGAATCTAATCACAACTTTCTTCATGCTATTTTTGATACAGTAGTAAACTAGTAATGTAGATGCACATCGAGTAAAAACAAAGAAACATGCGTATGCTTCCACTTTTTCATATTTCTCACTTCTCACAAAAGCTTTTCATGTAGCCTTTCACACTTGATTTGTTGgttcaatttaattattatccAAAACAGTTAATCTTCTGCCCAACGGTGGTTTTGAATTTGGGCCATCTTTCCTGGAATTCACCAATGATGGAGTTCTCCTAGATTCAGAACCAAGCCTGATTGAATCTGCTCTACAGCAATGGACAGTAATGGGAACCGTGAAGTACATAGACTCTAACAGCTACTTCGTCCCAGAAGGCAAGTATGCCGTTGAGTTGGTCTCAGGAGTCTCTGCTGGTGTACAAACAGCAAAAGAACTTTCAAAAGAGTTCAGTTATGACTTGGAATTCATGCTTGGAGATGCAAATGACTCATGCACCGGAGATTTTACAGTTGGAGTCTTAGCAGGATCTACAGTCCAGAATTTCACAATCCAAAGTGATGGAACTGGATCGGCCAAGAAATTCTCGTTGGCGTTCAAGGTATCCAAGCCAAGGCCAACAATCATAAGCTTTCAAAGCTATACTACTAAACAAAGAGAAGATGGTGTGTTTTGTGGCCCTGTCATTGATGCTGTCATTTTACACAGTTCACGCGGACACATATCACGTCTGAATGGTGCTTCTCTGATTGCCTTGCTGCTTATAGCTCTTCTGAAAATGAGGGACCTACTatgaggttttttttttttttttttttaattggctACTAAGAGATTTCTTTTTTTGAAGAAATACTATGAGTTTTGAATGACGTTTGAATGGGCAAATACCTTTTTCCACATTTTCCATTGGCAGGACAAGTAAATCTATAGTGTCCGATGTACACAAGCAGATGACTGATGcaactttattttaattaaccaGTCTAAAGCCTATGTAGTTGCTAAGTAATAGGCAGCCCTAGGCTCACAAATATATTTCGTAAATATTAAGAAAGGCGTTTCACATGTAAATCAAATTCACACCAGAGTACATCAGTTTTATTGATTACAAACAATTATTGCTCCTCTAATGTTGATCAACAAAGGCCGTCGCCTGCACACTTCCACATTCACCTTACTTGTTCTCTTGGATTCAAACACTTCTTTCAAATAAATTAGTCGTACATACACATTAAAATATGGAAGTCATGATACTAGTTAAAACAGACGATCATGCGAGAGCATCTGTTGATAATCTGTAAAGCTCAATGTGAGGTAAGAGGTGTTGATAGTGGGGCTATACATGCTTCGTTTTCAGTTTTCGTAGTCGATAATAAATACGCCCACTAGGATTAGGTGATTAACACTTGACAGATGCATGTTGTATGATTAAATGgttgatttttaaaacttggtttaaattaatatgttatattagTAGAAATGATAAAGTTCGCTAGAATAGTGATAATTTCACAAATAGGTGCTAAGACTTCCAAATTCAAAATTCTTGAAGAAGATGTAATGGGTATTAATGACACTGTGTGAACAAGTTGCCAATAACTGGTGATATATTATCTATTACGATTCTTTGAGCTGCACGGGCAAATACTCACTGAAACTGTAATAACTTGAAATACAAATACATCAGCCACAAATGAAGTGAGCAACCACAATTCATGAACTTTCATTCTTATATATCTTGTTATGTTCAAGTATCTGCATAAAGATCAGAAGAATCCATGGGAATGAATTTGCTGAGACAGCATCACAAGGTCGAAACAGAATGAATCTCAGTTTCCATCAAATAATATAACTTTAAAAAACATACCTGTACAAAACTCAAGATTTTTACTCCGTTCCACCTGACAATAAGATGCTAAACAACATAGTTCACCCACTTCAAACGTTGAAGAAGTAATTTATACTCTTGACTCCTAGACCATTCATCGATTTCCCGAGCACGCAGAACGGGAAGCGGATGGGAAAGTTGCCGTGTTTGAGCATTCCTGTACAATGTTGAACtgaataatttatatttacaGTCATACACAGACACAAAATTCACGCGAAAGTAACTTGTGTGACCTTATATACCACCCAACCGGGCTGGAAGAAGCCTTCTCGTAAGAACGAGCCTGCTCCAGAAAAGCATCCACGTTTAATTGATCTGCCAGGGAGGGGGAGCCACCGGCTAATTTCATCAGCACAGAGATGACCACCTCTTGTGGCGGACATTGGAAGAAAAAGATagtgaaaaataagtttatcAAATTACAAATATAAATTATCAGTCGTAATAATACATCTACCTACCTTTGGGTCTCGAGCAACAAGAAGGGCTGCACGATCACAAGTGAGCTCTGCTGCCCGAAGCCAGCGGAGAAGCTGTTCTTCAAGTCTCTGAGCAATCAGATTGCCAAGGCCTGTAAACGAAACAATGGAGCTTGTCAAATGGAAAGAATGATTTGGTTTCCAGATTGGCAACCTTAACATGGTATACTGAAAATCAAATATACTCTGTACAGACAGTGCTCCAATATATGgaaaatttaacttttaatcAGGCGACCCAATGAAAAACCACTTAATCAAGACACTACAGAAGACCTTGAAAATCTGAATTCGAATCAAGTTGACAGCTGAAAAAGCAAATTCTTACCAGGTAGAGTATAGGCTCCAAGAGTAAGAATATTAGCAAATGTTAACCACACACCATGGTCACACTTCAGATGGCCTAACTCATGAGCCAACACAGCCTATACATGacaaaaacaataataaataagtAGAATACCTTTGTTTCTCCACAACCATAAATCTACACAACGTAACTCAAAATCACGACATTTCAAAATTACAAGACCTACTTATATAATAAGAAAAGTATAAATTAAACGAAACATAGCATATTTGAGAGAACAATGACCTGCAACTCCTTCCTATTCAGAAGCTCCACTAAACTCGTGTGAATAACAACAAATGGTTTTTTCCCGCTAATAGCTAAAGTGTAAGCGTTGGGTACAGGACTTTGtcgcacatataaatcaggtgACTCAATGTTGAGTATACTGGAGGCTTCCACCATCAACTGATGAAGTTCAGGGAGCTGTTAAAAAAAGTAAAACCCAATTGAGTCGGTAAATGAAGGTAAAAAAGTTTAAAAGGAATCCATATGAATAACGATAGCAATCAATATTCTAATTTTCAGAATTCAAAACATGTCCATAACTGGCCTATATGTATGAGAACTGGTATTTACTAAATCTGATAACCTGATTTTCAGATACAAGAACAGATGTCCCTATATTCTCAAGAAGCATGACTTGTTCCGCAACAGTTCCTGGAATTAAAAGAATAAATAATTGGAAACAAACTGTCATTCTGCGATTTACAAATAGCTAATAAACTGTAGAACAAAGAATCACAACCGAAAGGAATTACTTTACCCAACAAAGCTTTTCCAATTTCGTTTAACCCTGGAATCGCTCTCAAAATCAACGTATTCTGAATAAAAATATCCACATAAAAAACACAGTCAGCAGAAGAAAATCTCAAAATACGAACTGAAACTTCTCAAAAGAAAGTGAGGACCAAATCCTCAATTACTTGTCTATCAAGAGGATGCCTGAACTCATCCGCATCAAGATCGCGAATGACAACCAACGAAGCAGCTCGACAAAAAATATCGTTTCCTCTACGCGTACTTTTCCTCAAACGTTTGAATTGAAAACTACCAGAAATCTTGATTGTGTGCTTGTTCGTAGCATGAGAACAGAAGCTAATAGGGGACAATTTCTCGCCGGAGTAAAGCGTCGGAATGGGAATCGCGGCCATAGATGGAACTGAAGAGGATAAATTAGAGGCGTAAGTTAGCGTCTGAGCTCAAGGTTCTGGTCGTTTTGTGGTGTTGGATTGTGTCCACAGCCCTTCACTCTTGGTGGTGATCATTTACGGCCATTTCCTTTTCTGTTGACTCATGAAGCCGGTAGTATCTCGAAGGGCATTTTAGTCATTTAAAccataaaattcttaaaaactgtttttaataattatttatttcgtATTTGAGTGGGAAATTAACAAACGGGCATGGTGGGCTAGCCTTTTTTTTGGTGGATAAATTTACCACCACAACCTACCGGAACGAACAAACTCAACTAATCTGGCAAATTTATATTTGGTGGATTGTGACTAGGGGTCAAAACTCGACTAAGGGCTCGCATTCGGGCTCGTTCAAATCGAGTTCGAGCTTTAGTGGATCTACTCACGAGTAATTTATGAGTCTGTTCGAGCTCGAatagttgaattttttttcgaCTCGAGCTCAAATAATGTGATATTCAAACTCGAGTCGACTTGATTTCACCAATAGTTGTGACGGACCAACCCACCCCACCTAAACCACAACCTATCATTAGAAAAGTTTATCCGACAAACCAAACCTGTTTTGACATCTATAAAGGAATTATTAATTGCTATTTTCATTTTTGTCTGAATATCTCCCCTTGTAAATATGTACAAATCTACTAGTAAAATTAAGTATCAAACATTAATTTTGTGCCTTACAAGAGCACTAACATTTTAGAAGGAAAAAAATTGAAGTTTCAACTCAATCAAAGAACAAATTTACATCGAACTTTCGCACAAAAATTGAATATGAGAGTAGCACAAGACCACAAACTTTGAAAACACGGGTAATCCCATTTTCATTCAAACTATACATAATCGACGCCGTCTGATAGTCCCCAACTCTATTCTTGAAGAAATTTGTCTTCAGCTGAAGGTTAATTATCTCCATATAGTCGAACAGATTCTACACATGGTAAATCTTTTTGTATCCTCGAGCATTCAGCAATCTATTTGCCACAAACTCTATGTATTGGCTCATAAGATCTCTTTTTAAAGGGGGCTGTTGCTCATAAATgtacataaaattaaaatattgcgTGTATCAGAAGTTAGTGTTGTGTTCTGGTATTGTCAACAAGAGCGCACAACATGCAgcgaaaatttattatttaacacacacgtaaaattttaaaaataaacaccagatttaaattatgcacaagtacgaaCACTTGTGTGATGCCTCATGGCGAAAATTCAAGAGAAAAATATGTAATTCGTTTACACAAAACAATATTAGTGAGAATAACACaaccaaattccttgacactTCAAGAAACTAAAAATgcatcaaactaaaccacataAAAATTATATGCATAAACCGAAAATCGTATTGCTTAAAACCAAATGAAACCATACCCAACACTTCACGAAATGTTGTTTTTGAGTGTCGTCAACACCAATCAGCAACACGGTGATTATGTGAATCATCACACAAACTCTTCACACAAAAATCTTCAACTCTGAACTATGAGTGTGTTCAGAGACAAACTCCAGCAGCTCTCCTATGCTGCAAAGTGATCACCCGATCACACAAAAACCTCTCATCAAAATAGGCTCGGCTCTCGTATTTTTCTTCTAAGCAAGAACTCTTATGCCGACCTTTACGTGCACTCCCAAAAACCTCCAACAGCTGTGCCCTTACAAAATGATCACCCGATCGCAGAAAACTTTAGCTGTAACGTTCCAAAAATCGGAAAGTCCacatgaaccacatgcatgcaaattattaaatttctttgttattttattaaattcttttaaagcataaaattcatgtttattttattaatttttgtttaaatatttttatgcattttatgcataattcatgcatggtagaatttaattcatgaaattttaaaggttcatgcactaaagatttttaagttgcgcttcacgctcgaacgagtaacggagaccggagaattttcaagaaaattatttgatttacaAGATTaagttttattaattaatataagatgttttaaaggtgggatttattgggtatttttacccgcaggattttaatttttaacggtacgcaaattttatcaaatcgggggacttttgagggttcggctaatattttcaaaaatattccaacacgaaatatttttcaggagtgtGTTTATAATTAATGAGCCAACTTTTAAGTTCGTTGGGCTTAAAAATCTTTTAAGCTATTAATTATATCATTTAGAGACCATTAGCTAATTgttaaactaattaaatataaCTTAATTAACTCTACACCTATCCTTCCCCACCACACCAACCGACAGCCTCTTCATTCATCATAATTCTTCTTGTTTTCCATTCCATTCTCTCGGTTTTCAGCTCCTTCTTCAGACAAGCTTCGGTGATCACTTTTGCAAAGAAGAAAATTTCTCCGGCGTTTCCCCGTTGCTCATTTCTTCGACGTTCTTGCGTAGGAAGCATCAAGGCATGCATTGTAtcattatttctgcatcattcacgtcGTTATATGCTGTCATGTGTGTATTATTTATGCTCGGCTCGGTATTTTCATGACAAATTCTCATGGCTTCGGTTTTCATGATTTAAGTTTGCATCTTCTTGGTATCTCACGTATTTTTTAAGGTTGCAAGGGGACTGCCGATCTGTGGTTTTGTGGGCGATCTTGCTGTGTTTAAGGTGAAATGGTGAAGGAAGTCTATGGAACACTCGGCTATGGGTGAAGGCCGATGGCTTCATGCGTGTGGCTAGGGTCTTGTATGATCTGTGTGTATGGTTGGGGAGAGATCGGTTGAGAATGGACTGAACCACGTAGTGGCTCGATCCCAGCCAAGGAGCCGACCCTTGTGGGTCTGTGACGGGGCTGTGTGAAGGCTGGAAGTTGCTGGTCTTGACCCTTAAGTGGTTCGACGGGGTTAGTGCGCGGTTGGACGCGGGTTGGTTCACTTTGTGGTGTAGCGATCGGTTGAGAAGTGTGGAGTGCACGGGAGGCTAGCCGAGAGTTCTTTGGGTTCTTAggagtcctagggtggtctagggaAGGTCAAGTCGTTGCTGGTCCAGTTGGTTTTGGGATTGGGGACGTAATTATATGGAAATGGTGCAAATGGAGTTCAAGTGGgttatttttagaaaaagttTCCAGCAGCTGTTCAGGGGATGATTCGAGTGTCTAATGGTCTGGTCTTGGTGGTTTTAAAACCTTTTAGATGTTCCTTAAGtgtgggaaaaatttggttcagtttcaggtcggttcgggttaaaaccgggaccccggtccaagttttaaaacaatttggtTAAGGTATGAAATAGACTCGAGTTTACGACtagaaatgattttaaatatgttttggtatatttttaagagtttggtaagtttcggataAAAatgatgagttttggatttatccgggatttaatcgccgtacGAAACGTTAagtaaagaattaattgaaacgcctagatttaagcttaataaaattatggaaaattatatttaagctcaaataattattagaagtctaagtttttaatttggaaattttatgttaaggtttgatttaattcgggattaaagcgCATTATTATGTTATAATTAAGGATTACTTTAAaggtcatcgatttaagccaaataaaaatatggaaaaattcttgtaggcttaaataattatttgggacaagTTAGAGTCATTGGAATTAAGAAAAGGTCacaaacgtgaaattttacgtctaggggtgaaacgataatttttgggtttccaggggaaaaattgtcattttgcacccggggtgagattttggacctgacagcgccctgagcacattttatcatgatttaaatgtttatgcatcacatTTATGagttttacgcaattatgataaatacggtgcatgcttggtttaaaggaaaaagttacgtatatgcatgtttttattaagtgatgattatAATGCTATTTTTTTAAAGGATGTGATTTTGTTGTGACtgatgatgtatatgtatacgatgatatgagatatgatgagctgaggcccgggctcagtggacgggtaatgctgtcgctgatgtccctcgtCGTCGGGTACCAcagttacatgtagatggatccatcgataaagctgatacgatagagctgatacgaaagtcacaactaatgaactgaattcaattaaaaagaaaatgtatacgtatatgatgacatgagatgacatgctttaatacgctatgattttacacgacacgtttacgtatatgatgacatgagatgacatgcttcgacatgatgagctgttttgacaagtatatgatgaaatgagatgacatgattcgacacgacatgattttatacgatacgtttatgttcatgttttaaagttcatgaaaagTATGTTGGCATTAAgtttttttaagttcatgaaagatatgttgagtatgatatttttcactgctgtgtgctatgtatatgtacttgttattcctggtacaggtgtgttgagtctttagactcactaggcgtgtgtgatgcaggtgagcttaatgatgaggagactggaggtgccgaactctgagtaggcactggtgcggtgacacgacccgaggacctcatgttttccGTATTATGATTTACGAATTTTGAGAGcatatgaatattttcatacgttgatgattttaagattttcatacgttatgtttacgtatgattttggatgatgatAGTTATTTTAAACTACATTAATTTTATTGTCaattaaaaagattattttaaatgttatttttaaatgtgagcttttaaaaaaaaattccacattttttttaaaaattagtaGACATTTCATTAGCAGCTACACGataaagtgatcacttgatCACATAAAAATTGTAGAGCAAATATATGTTGGACTCTTGTAATTTCTTATATGTAAAAATCTCTCTCGTCCAACTCTATCTCTACAAACTCTCTCTTCGCGGCCGTGAATCCCTCCATATTTATATTCAATGCTTGACCTAAAAATAATTCCATAAAAGAGTCCTAGAAAATATGGAAACAagattttcattatatataaaactcttttaaacaaaGATAAAATATCTTTGagatacaaatcatattaaaaacaaatactaTAATATCTAGAGATAAATCAAGCAAGATCTTATCATTTAGAAATAAATCAAGCAAGATTTTATAATCTAGAATGGCAAAATCTTAAATTGATAATACCAATTTAGCAAAATAAAtaaggaataaaatattcctttcacCTTTCATATCCACCAATGCGCAAGGAAAGAGGTCGCAAACGAATTCCCTCTCGATATTCACCGCATCTGCGATTATCCCTTTCACTCTCTCCTTGCTCATCTTCATCTTCAATAAGTTGTATAGCAAACATGCGAAGTTGCAGTGCAACCTTTAGTCTCTCAAGATTAGCTTGTTTGAGAGAGGTCGTCCCAACATTAGCCCACACGTTTTGAGCCAAAATATGGCGCAGAAGCTTATAGAAAAGAATATATCTTCGACACAAGCAAAGGTCATTATTCACTCAACGAATGATTCTAACCCGTCATCCAGCAGAGGGCCCACTTGGACTTTGTTTCGATGTAGGGGAGGTTTCGATTGCGCAGAAGAACATGTTCTTCttggaaaatcttttatttaaatttcgatCAGAAGGTTGTACATCTCGGAGTGGATGTTCTCGATGGCAATTTGGAAGTCGTAAAAGGCTCGAGCCTCCGAGATCTCGACCTCCTTCGTGAATTTGTCAGAGTATGTGTCCACAATTTAACGTATGACTtagattttattgactcttatgtaaataatatttattttaataatattttacagaGTTTTATCAATTATGATAtttactttatatgtatactCGTGCAAGCTACGTTATTAAAGTTTTATAATATACTTTGGTTCTACAAGGTCAATTTCTCAATGTTGATCTTGAAATTCATCACTCGTGTAccgtatattttaaatttgttcaTACTCAATTCGatcgcctaaaacaaggataacgGTCGCTCGAGATTAGCAACTGTGATATAaacaccatgtttcattggtaaaagcatgaatatttttattcataCAGATGACTGATAATGAGATATATCGTGGAACAACCCCCATCTGAATTTCCTAGTGgctatcacttatcgagtggattAGTATGTGGTTATGGCCGTAAAACATTAGTTATTAGAATCGGGACAATGTGGGGGCTCTATGTACTAACGTTGAAATTTTACTCGTTTAACGACTCCAGGAGAATTATCATGTGGCAATATTGGGTGGTCCCGACATACGTAGGAGTCGATGATTTCTAGTCGGAGATTCATCGCTCACCTACGAGTGTGAATATCATatatgatctgatgagttaatagtttGAGAAATCTCTGACCAGAGTAATATATGTGCTTTAGAAAATGTGGTTCTCTAGTTGCACATCTGATGTCACTACTACTCAAAGATATATCGCAGTGTTATTAAATTCATTtgtaactctcgatataccaatggtggaaaattcgatcgagatatatgaaaGAAGATATCATACTGTACGTTAACCATATCATACTggttcttgcatgcactatcaATGATATCTAGGAGATCACGAGGCGATAATACTAGACGTTATTAATATTTCGAATTCTATGAAATTTCTTTCTTTGCCACAACTGATAAAAATCGTTGTTAAAGAGATTTGTCGTACATGACCCTGCTTCATGATCTGATGGGtcaatcagacttgagttctgacattcttttGATAAATGGATCGATACATAGAACGAGGCTAACTAGGATAAGCTCGTATAAGAAACAAAAATTATTTCTAATAACGTGAGTTCCGAACTCACAACAAGCTATATACAtgaaccattgaaggtcacacaaTATTTATTGGATTTTGTGTTcctgttgagatagtcaaattcaagTACTTGGATTTGATGACC
Protein-coding sequences here:
- the LOC142537452 gene encoding protein BIIDXI-like, giving the protein MAEEFCSTKKVSCIWKLQFDHRGVQTDTLLFIFNMNESGFLSHQMKLTAMFVTSIFLAVASADILQNPDFELPPSNWKENPASPLFPLDANSTIPGWTFEGAVEYATVGEDLSLPRKGHAILLGQDGKINQTFTAKGDTVQFLMTFTLAIVGQNCNSNASLVVSAPDSSAQFSFSGKYGKKLWEIYCHQIGSWGDGDSINLVLQSQAIDADINSTCWPVVDNLLLSTIGTLNQDKVNLLPNGGFEFGPSFLEFTNDGVLLDSEPSLIESALQQWTVMGTVKYIDSNSYFVPEGKYAVELVSGVSAGVQTAKELSKEFSYDLEFMLGDANDSCTGDFTVGVLAGSTVQNFTIQSDGTGSAKKFSLAFKVSKPRPTIISFQSYTTKQREDGVFCGPVIDAVILHSSRGHISRLNGASLIALLLIALLKMRDLL
- the LOC142537587 gene encoding plastoglobule-localized metallopeptidase 48, chloroplastic, yielding MAAIPIPTLYSGEKLSPISFCSHATNKHTIKISGSFQFKRLRKSTRRGNDIFCRAASLVVIRDLDADEFRHPLDRQNTLILRAIPGLNEIGKALLGTVAEQVMLLENIGTSVLVSENQLPELHQLMVEASSILNIESPDLYVRQSPVPNAYTLAISGKKPFVVIHTSLVELLNRKELQAVLAHELGHLKCDHGVWLTFANILTLGAYTLPGLGNLIAQRLEEQLLRWLRAAELTCDRAALLVARDPKVVISVLMKLAGGSPSLADQLNVDAFLEQARSYEKASSSPVGWYIRNAQTRQLSHPLPVLRAREIDEWSRSQEYKLLLQRLKWVNYVV